TGCCGGATCCTGCAGCGCACGGGCCGCGATCGCGAGAATGCCCGCGATGTACGCGAATCCCGCCGGGATCCACATGATGAGACCAGCGAGCTGCTGGTCCTGCAGCGCCGTGAGTCCCCACGCCCCGGCGCCGACGCTCTGCGCATAGTACCACGGCGTATCCGAGAAGGTCAGGATCGCGCCGAGCGCGCCACTGCTCACGAAGGTGCCGAT
This genomic stretch from Gemmatimonadaceae bacterium harbors:
- a CDS encoding cytochrome c oxidase assembly protein, encoding IGTFVSSGALGAILTFSDTPWYYAQSVGAGAWGLTALQDQQLAGLIMWIPAGFAYIAGILAIAARALQDPAPVGIAPMAESDGDSGARLYALH